One window of the Lytechinus variegatus isolate NC3 chromosome 3, Lvar_3.0, whole genome shotgun sequence genome contains the following:
- the LOC121409947 gene encoding dentin sialophosphoprotein-like — translation MSGAADDDSAPSISTPQSPEGTDGAPDVTVTESKPDTPHSNAEEEDASKGQSKSETQTEPGNEDGETSKLEDAPPTDNAAPVDEKNVGPSGEENTENKEDAVDGTIKAEDTPADGEAEQSAQQETPPTTEEEKGEPAPETGETEAVKQEDVEPGGQDDEAQAQPNDTEQKENDMGDVVEGEEAKEPAKEDGVAVTEDSAKDEEKTDEVGSVDQKISENESENVADTGADEGENAKDNVKDEQPAQSTESEPTTDVPESDTRETQSNADDTPQETENPTTEASNENVGNEPTSGNVEDMNNECAKDNAESKPEDTIANTNTSDVSPNSGESTEQVELSELDSVKLENDHLKGRVKELEEEIEGIKEGRKEGIKIQAAYLAREVSQQQDTEKYLREKLAENLQEKEESDQRVKDMQLRLKRFAKDDQAKDTRLAKMEKELREVTHEVQILENMLDEDTLRMVREQKSGGNVNGPSIAGKKKGPASPPPPQSKTCVIL, via the exons ATGTCTGGAGCTGCAGATGATGATTCAGCACCATCGATCAGCACACCTCAGTCTCCCGAGGGTACAGATGGAGCACCGGATGTGACAGTGACTGAAAGCAAGCCAGATACCCCCCATAGCAATGCAGAAGAGGAGGATGCATCAAAAGGCCAATCAAAGAGTGAGACTCAAACAGAACCAGGAAATGAGGATGGTGAAACATCAAAACTAGAAGATGCTCCACCAACAGACAATGCTGCACCAGTGGATGAAAAGAATGTAGGACCATCCGGTGAAGAGAATACTGAGAACAAGGAGGATGCAGTTGACGGAACAATCAAAGCGGAAGATACACCTGCAGATGGTGAAGCAGAGCAAAGTGCCCAGCAGGAAACTCCTCCTACCACTGAGGAGGAGAAAGGTGAGCCTGCACCAGAGACAGGGGAGACTGAAGCTGTTAAACAGGAGGATGTTGAACCTGGAGGACAGGATGATGAAGCACAAGCACAGCCAAATGATACAGAGCAGAAGGAAAATGACATGGGGGATGTTGTTGAGGGTGAAGAGGCCAAAGAGCCAGCAAAGGAAGATGGTGTGGCAGTAACTGAAGACAGTGCCAAGGATGAAGAAAAAACAGATGAAGTGGGTTCTGTTGACCAAAAAATCTCAGAGAATGAGAGCGAAAATGTTGCAGACACTGGTGCAGATGAGGGTGAAAATGCCAAAGACAATGTTAAAGATGAGCAACCAGCACAAAGCACAGAGTCAGAACCAACAACTGATGTTCCAGAAAGTGATACCAGGGAGACACAATCGAATGCAGATGACACCCCTCAAGAAACTGAGAACCCAACAACAGAAGCATCAAATGAGAATGTAGGGAATGAACCTACGTCAGGGAATGTTGAGGACATGAATAATGAATGTGCTAAGGACAATGCTGAATCAAAACCAGAAGACACCATTGCAAACACGAATACTAGTGATGTTTCTCCAAACTCTGGAGAAAGTACAGAACAAGTGGAACTCTCTGAGTTAGACTCTGTGAAGTTGGAAAATGATCACTTGAAGGGAAGAGTTAAAGAGCTTGAGGAAGAGATAGAGGGAATTAAAGAAGGGcgaaaggaaggaataaaaatCCAAGCAGCTTACCTTGCTCGGGAAGTCAGTCAACAGCAAGATACCGAAAAATACCTCAGAGAGAAACTTGCAGAG AATCTgcaagagaaagaagaaagtgacCAACGGGTGAAAGATATGCAGCTACGCCTCAAGCGATTCGCCAAGGATGATCAGGCGAAAGACACCCGGTTAGCCAAGATGGAGAAAGAGCTTCGTGAAGTAACGCATGAGGTTCAGATCTTGGAGAATATGTTGGATGAAGACACACTTCGTATGGTGCGGGAGCAAAAATCAGGTGGAAATGTCAATGGACCAAGCATTgcaggaaaaaagaaaggaccTGCTTCACCTCCTCCACCACAATCAAAGACTTGTGTTATTTTGTGA